Proteins from a genomic interval of Heteronotia binoei isolate CCM8104 ecotype False Entrance Well chromosome 5, APGP_CSIRO_Hbin_v1, whole genome shotgun sequence:
- the PCYOX1L gene encoding LOW QUALITY PROTEIN: prenylcysteine oxidase-like (The sequence of the model RefSeq protein was modified relative to this genomic sequence to represent the inferred CDS: inserted 1 base in 1 codon; deleted 4 bases in 4 codons), which translates to MMADSRRPSYASRLLALAVAVGAMRTASSVAAAGDAPPGKIAVIGAGIGGASVTHFLQQHFGPQVQLDVYEKDTVGGRLATVTVNKQRYESGGASIHPLSLHMQDFVKLLGLKHRREVAGKSAVFSGEQFVLEEADWYLLNLFRLWWHYGMRFLRLQMWVEEVMEKFMRIYKYQAHGYSFSRLEELLHSLGGDAFVNMTQRSVAESLLEVGITQRFIDDVIVAILRASYGQSVLVPAFAGAMSLAGAXGNMWAVEGGNKLVCSGLLKLTRANVIQATVTAISLHSSEGKNFYQVHYEDEEGQGSSFYDIVVIATQLHDKKSNITFQNFDPPITEFPGTFHTTITSVVHGYLNSSYFGFGDPKLFPFTSVLTTDSPALFFNSMDNICPVNVSNTFRRKQPQEAAVWRVHSQRPLEKQELKMLFRSYYSVQVTEWQAYPSYESSKTLPPIVLQDNLYYLNSMEWAAGSMEMAAVAAKNVALLAYNLWYHNLDKIDQKDLLHKIKTEL; encoded by the exons ATGATGGCAGACTCGCGACGGCCGTCTTACGCGTCTCGGCTCCTAGCTCTAGCTGTAGCTGTAGGGGCGATGCGAACGGCATCTTCTGTAGCAGCCGCAGGGGATGCCCCGCCTGGCAAAATAG CTGTAATAGGAGCAGGGATTGGTGGCGCATCAGTGACCCATTTTCTGCAGCAGCATTTTGGGCCACAGGTACAGCTGGATGTATACGAGAAGGACACAGTAGGTGGCCGCCTGGCTACAGTCACCGTCAACAAACAGCGGTATGAAAGCGGTGGAGCCTCCATTCACCCCCTCAGCTTGCACATGCAAGACTTCGTTAAACTGCTGG GACTGAAGCACCGTCGAGAAGTGGCA GGGAAAAGTGCAGTCTTCAGTGGGGAGCAATTTGTCCTGGAGGAGGCAGACTGGTAC CTCTTGAACCTCTTTCGGCTCTGGTGGCACTACGGCATGAGATTCCTGCGTCTACAGATGTGGGTGGAAGAGGTAATGGAGAAGTTCATGAG GATCTACAAATACCAGGCTCATGGCTATTCATTCTCTCGCCTAGAGGAACTCTTACATTCTCTGGGTGGCGACGCCTTTGTCAACATGACT CAGCGCTCTGTGGCAGAATCCCTGCTAGAGGTGGGCATCACACAGCGCTTCATCGATGATGTTATTGTGGCCATCCTGCGG GCCAGTTATGGTCAATCCGTACTGGTGCCTGCATTTGCTG gagCCATGTCACTAGCAGGGG CAGGCAACATGTGGGCTGTGGAAGGTGGCAACAAGTTGGTGTGCTCTGGTTTGCTGAAGCTAACCAGAGCCAACGTAATCCAGGCCACTGTGACAGCCATCTCCCTGCACAGTTCAG AAGGAAAAAACTTCTACCAAGTACACTACGAGGATGAGGAAGGCCAGGGCTCAAGCTTCTATGACATCGTGGTCATTGCCACACAACTGCATGACAAGAAGAGCAACATCACTTTTCAGAACTTTGACCCTCCCATCACTGAGTTCCCAGGAACTTTTCACACCACCATCACCTCCGTAGTCCATGGCTATCTCAACTCCTCTTATTTTGGCTTTGGTGATCCAAAGCTCTTCCCTTTCACCAGTGTCCTCACCACAGACTCTCCTGCCCTCTTCTTCAATTCCATGGATAACATTTGCCCTGTCAACGTATCCAATACCTTCAGGCGGAAACAACCCCAAGAGGCTGCTGTGTGGAGAGTCCACTCCCAGCGTCCCCTGGAAAAGCAGGAGCTAAAGATGCTGTTCCGTTCCTACTATTCTGTCCAGGTGACAGAATGGCAGGCATATCCTTCGTATGAATCTTCCAAGACTCTTCCACCCATTGTTCTCCAAGACAATCTCTACTACCTCAACAGCATGGAGTGGGCAGCCGGTTCCatggaaatggctgctgtggcaGCCAAAAATGTGGCCCTCTTAGCTTACAACCTTTGGTATCACAACCTAGATAAGATAGACCAGAAAGACCTTTTGCACAAAATAAAGACTGAGCTGTGA